One Mugil cephalus isolate CIBA_MC_2020 chromosome 17, CIBA_Mcephalus_1.1, whole genome shotgun sequence genomic window, TTCAGACCTTAGCTCCCTAAATTCTGGTTAAGAGAGTCATAGTTGACGTGGAGGACAGACAGCTAACTTTAACAAACGTGCTAATGTTGTCAGACTTTGAAAAGGTCTTCATGCTAGCATGACCTCTGTTTGTGTAACCTGGCAACAGTagtaacatggagggggcggggcttaaaaAGTTTACCTAATTACTTATTTTCTACCTCTGATgaaaaaaagttctgttttcTAGATAAAGAATTCAAATGAGCACATTTTGTGAAACTGTAATGTGTCTAGAGACTTTCGTGGTCATGTCAGACCTTTAGTCTAATGGCAGGTAAAGGCaatttgttatttaaaagtacaaaaataaaaaacaatcaaaatctTTTTCATTGTTGATTATCTGAGAAGGATTGCATAattttccctttcccttttttcctcccatcatttttatttagaagaTTTAGATCCGTGTAGTAATCCCCTAACACTAAACTCAGAAGGTATTTTGATTGGGAAGAGGATTAGTTAATAATGAGAAAAACGTAAGTGACAAAATACGAAGTTTTTCTATGTACCAGTGGCACTGATTGTTCTCACCACTTATAGACAACAAACTCACCGACACCCACCTCACACTTGACGACACTAAGGCCATCAGCAAAGAGCCGGTCAGAAACCTGAATTCTTCCAAGACGGCAGAGGAAAACATAAAGAGCGCCAAAAAGCAGCTGGCTAGTGAGCTGAGTCTCCAGAAGGAAACCAAGTGGGAGTTTGAGTACCAGACAAAAAGAAGCACTGAATACCAAAAGAAGATCGATAAAATGACGACAGACATCATGATGCTGAGATCAAACTTACCACTGATCAGTGAGAGATCTGTTACTGGTACTGTACATTCGGAaatgtttttatggttttatatACTGATGTAATTTTCTGTGGCAACAGAGGACGGCTGCAGACACTGTCCACCAGGATGGATTTTGATCAACTCCATCTGTTACTTCTTCCCTTTCACGGACTTTGCTGGAGGCTATAGATCATGGCAAAATGCCAGAGACTTCTGCCAAGCCTACGGAGGAGATCTTGCAATTATAGACACCAAAGACAAAGAAGTTAGTTAATACTTTTGTGCAACACGCACTATTTTAAAgttgtaattttaaaaagcgatttggtttattttttattttttttgtgtttgctagAACTCGACTGTGAAATACATGAGAGCTAAAGACCTAAAGAACACGGATGGTTTCTGGATTGGAATTAGAGATATTCACGAGGAAGGGATTTGGAAATGGCTGAATGGAGAAGAGCTTGTTGAAGGGTAAGAGTTTATTATACTGTATTTCACATtgttaaaaatcaaaaatgtagATCAAgaaacagtttctgtttttgcagaGAGGTCACGTATTTGCTAAATTTAAGACTGGTGGCGCACTTTACCAAGCCTTGGCATAAATGAGACATAAACTGATGTTCCCAGAAATGTCTGGGAACCGTCCAAAACCTGCTGCACAGGAGGTGGGCGCATTAATACAGCCTGGACTATTGTGCACCAGTAGGACCCAGTTACATACTTTCAGGCTTTGACACACTCACTGGGTACAGCATTGACTTGAATGCGGTGAACATTAACAATGTGGAAAGAGAGAACTCAGGCCTATCATTTGCTCCAGGTACTGGAATGATGGAGAACCAAACGATGTTAACGATGAGGACTGCGGAGCAGTGTatagcagagaaaacatcttcaagaattGGAACGATGTTGACTGTAAAGCAACGATGAAATGGCTCTGCGAAAAAGCACCAGCTTCTATGAGCTCAAGTTCCTTGTACTGGTGATTCTTACATACTCTTCATGCTGTACGCACACGTTGTTATCATACAAATCGAATAAACTGCGAACTGCTGACGGTGTATCCTACAaattgttttacattattaccAAGATGCTTTATCCTAGTGTCTGTTTATACACCAGCCTCCACTTATAGAGGGAGTAGTTAAGGACAAATATC contains:
- the LOC125023884 gene encoding CD209 antigen-like; its protein translation is MEASSGTGRNFDGGFNSLICEEDLDNNGRPSFPRFNWPHQQVLMFSMTSGKRCRAAAAMLALLAAVLLIVVISMGAHYNKLTDTHLTLDDTKAISKEPVRNLNSSKTAEENIKSAKKQLASELSLQKETKWEFEYQTKRSTEYQKKIDKMTTDIMMLRSNLPLIKDGCRHCPPGWILINSICYFFPFTDFAGGYRSWQNARDFCQAYGGDLAIIDTKDKENSTVKYMRAKDLKNTDGFWIGIRDIHEEGIWKWLNGEELVEGYWNDGEPNDVNDEDCGAVYSRENIFKNWNDVDCKATMKWLCEKAPASMSSSSLYW